In one window of Methanoculleus chikugoensis DNA:
- a CDS encoding A24 family peptidase C-terminal domain-containing protein, translating to MILPLVVSVPLMIAAAAIGVTLIYASILDAKERRVPHKTWRPALAIAIPAAVWVYGLAVLADWRTAAAYLIMVAIFCGFFYLFQAVNLFGGADAYALIIITACIPFYPLEPYFGASPLGFFPFSVLTNAVLINIAAPVAILAKNILEGNRAPLPCLFLGFPVDGKGIQNEFGFVMEEIEEGEDGRLVRRFVGFTESLGRIVRGERRLYTKDLRLHPEDYQRELALYRKAGRVWISYGIPFIIPIAAGFLTALFMGDILYVIMKAIAGM from the coding sequence ATGATTCTTCCGCTCGTGGTAAGTGTTCCCCTTATGATTGCAGCGGCTGCAATAGGGGTTACGCTCATATATGCGTCCATCCTGGACGCGAAGGAGCGGCGGGTGCCCCACAAGACCTGGCGTCCCGCACTCGCGATCGCGATCCCGGCGGCCGTCTGGGTGTACGGGCTGGCCGTCCTCGCGGACTGGCGGACGGCGGCGGCGTACCTCATCATGGTCGCGATCTTCTGCGGGTTTTTTTACCTCTTCCAGGCGGTAAACCTCTTCGGGGGGGCGGATGCATACGCCCTCATCATCATCACCGCTTGCATCCCGTTCTACCCGCTCGAACCGTACTTCGGCGCATCGCCTCTCGGGTTCTTTCCGTTCAGCGTGCTGACGAACGCCGTGCTCATCAATATCGCGGCACCCGTCGCAATACTCGCGAAGAACATCCTGGAGGGAAACCGGGCCCCGCTGCCCTGCCTCTTCCTCGGCTTCCCGGTCGATGGAAAGGGCATCCAGAACGAGTTCGGTTTTGTGATGGAAGAGATCGAGGAGGGGGAGGACGGCAGACTGGTCAGGCGGTTCGTCGGGTTTACGGAATCGCTCGGGCGCATCGTGCGGGGGGAGCGGCGGCTATACACAAAAGATCTCAGGCTGCACCCCGAAGACTACCAGCGGGAACTTGCCCTCTACCGGAAGGCCGGCAGGGTCTGGATATCCTACGGCATTCCATTCATCATACCTATCGCGGCGGGGTTTCTGACCGCACTGTTCATGGGAGATATTCTCTATGTAATCATGAAGGCAATC